A section of the Methanosarcina mazei S-6 genome encodes:
- the mtrE gene encoding tetrahydromethanopterin S-methyltransferase subunit E yields the protein MEPLIGMGVLALIGVAATIAGASEDLESDIGSQSNPNSQVQLAPQMMFPHRIFNKAISGEPPSNALMCSIGAAIATVLISEFTVSPLFALVFGSVIAASVHATFAVTATMGRCASQSRFKQPIYLDMIRSHTPAIMGYAFITTFCVLIVSYLMTVVLGHPFPLTMLAFIWGITIGAIGSSTGDVHYGAEREFQQFEFGSGLNASNSGNIVRYAESGLRNGFDNSWFCSKFGGPTTGIAFGMTVFLGSWITTIFDPAQGLSMGWLSVIAGVIIVLILIIWNWKIEVQARKAYGPYKEDKAEEASA from the coding sequence ATGGAACCACTCATAGGCATGGGAGTGCTTGCACTTATTGGAGTGGCTGCGACCATTGCAGGTGCTTCAGAGGACCTGGAATCTGACATAGGTTCGCAGAGCAACCCTAACTCTCAGGTGCAGTTAGCTCCCCAAATGATGTTTCCCCACAGAATATTTAACAAAGCGATATCTGGAGAACCACCATCCAACGCATTAATGTGTTCGATAGGTGCAGCCATTGCGACAGTATTAATAAGTGAATTTACAGTATCCCCACTTTTTGCACTGGTATTTGGTTCCGTTATTGCAGCATCCGTACACGCTACTTTTGCGGTAACTGCTACAATGGGCAGATGTGCCAGTCAGAGTCGGTTCAAGCAGCCGATTTATCTGGATATGATAAGAAGTCATACCCCGGCAATTATGGGATATGCGTTCATAACAACCTTTTGTGTTCTAATAGTATCGTACTTGATGACCGTTGTACTCGGGCACCCCTTCCCGCTGACTATGCTGGCTTTTATCTGGGGTATTACAATAGGTGCAATAGGATCATCAACAGGCGACGTCCACTACGGTGCAGAGCGCGAATTCCAGCAGTTTGAATTTGGTTCCGGGCTGAACGCTTCAAACTCAGGTAACATTGTAAGATATGCCGAATCCGGCCTCAGGAATGGGTTCGACAACTCCTGGTTCTGCTCAAAGTTCGGCGGACCTACCACAGGAATTGCTTTTGGTATGACCGTATTCCTTGGAAGCTGGATAACCACTATTTTTGATCCTGCACAAGGTCTGTCCATGGGATGGCTTTCTGTAATTGCAGGTGTTATTATCGTCCTTATTTTAATTATCTGGAACTGGAAAATCGAAGTACAGGCCCGCAAAGCATATGGACCTTACAAAGAAGACAAGGCTGAGGAGGCTTCCGCATGA
- the mtrD gene encoding tetrahydromethanopterin S-methyltransferase subunit D, whose protein sequence is MIDAILGNIIWMVFIIIGGVLISWGVHFVPVGGAPAAMAQATGVGTGTVQLATGAGLTGLVSAGFMMNVTDNFPLIVASGAVGAMIMIAVTMIVGTWIYVYGVGCVPSSAKVKVDPITKYRQDLYVSQGTEGHGIPTVSFVSGVIGAALGGIGGSLIYYSLIEVGVSVGLERVGVTSAVTGNSLVAVAAIFAIGIFLVNAVIPSYNIGGTIEGFHDPKFKKWPKAVISSVVASILCAIVAVIAIAQLGGI, encoded by the coding sequence ATGATTGACGCTATCTTAGGAAATATCATCTGGATGGTCTTCATTATTATCGGCGGCGTTCTGATTTCCTGGGGTGTTCACTTCGTGCCCGTAGGTGGAGCACCTGCAGCTATGGCTCAGGCAACAGGTGTCGGTACCGGTACAGTGCAGCTGGCAACAGGCGCAGGTCTGACAGGGCTTGTCAGTGCCGGGTTTATGATGAACGTGACAGATAATTTCCCTCTTATTGTTGCCTCAGGCGCAGTGGGAGCAATGATCATGATCGCTGTGACCATGATCGTAGGTACCTGGATCTATGTTTACGGTGTAGGCTGTGTGCCTTCTTCCGCAAAAGTAAAGGTTGACCCAATAACAAAATACAGACAGGACCTTTACGTATCCCAGGGTACTGAAGGGCACGGAATTCCGACTGTCAGCTTTGTGAGCGGAGTTATCGGTGCTGCTCTTGGTGGAATTGGTGGATCTCTTATTTACTATTCACTTATTGAAGTGGGTGTAAGTGTAGGACTTGAGCGCGTTGGAGTTACTTCTGCAGTAACAGGAAACTCGCTTGTAGCAGTTGCAGCAATATTTGCAATAGGCATTTTCCTGGTAAACGCCGTAATTCCGTCCTATAACATAGGAGGTACAATTGAAGGGTTCCACGACCCGAAATTCAAGAAATGGCCGAAGGCGGTTATTTCCTCCGTCGTGGCATCAATACTGTGTGCTATCGTGGCAGTAATTGCAATAGCACAGCTAGGAGGTATCTAA
- the mtrC gene encoding tetrahydromethanopterin S-methyltransferase subunit MtrC, with amino-acid sequence MSAGGAGGEAKGAYPQQTLMALGIVGGLVGIYLGHFMPPAYSFFGGIGAICATVWGADAVRRVASYGLGTGVPSIGMLALGMGILAALFGLALGGIAGPILAVVVAAIIGGVIGALANKVIGMGIPIMEQAMIEISCAGTLVILGLSVVIAGSFDYAAIIENVIANGYIALIFIIGGMGILHPFNACLGPDESQDRTLILAVEKAAIALIITGFASSLHEGLMTAGINILVGLVIWYVAFSKYYALIKRDAYAVVGTGLLPSAEELQ; translated from the coding sequence ATGTCTGCAGGTGGAGCAGGAGGAGAAGCTAAAGGTGCATACCCTCAACAGACACTAATGGCCCTGGGTATAGTCGGCGGTCTTGTCGGAATTTACCTTGGTCACTTCATGCCTCCGGCGTATTCCTTCTTCGGAGGAATTGGAGCAATCTGTGCAACAGTCTGGGGTGCTGATGCTGTCAGGCGTGTTGCAAGCTATGGACTTGGTACCGGTGTCCCATCAATTGGTATGCTGGCTCTAGGTATGGGTATTCTTGCAGCTCTCTTCGGACTTGCCCTGGGAGGCATTGCGGGACCCATATTAGCCGTCGTTGTAGCAGCAATTATTGGTGGCGTTATTGGCGCTCTTGCAAACAAAGTAATCGGAATGGGTATCCCAATAATGGAACAGGCAATGATAGAGATTTCATGCGCAGGCACCCTTGTAATTCTCGGTCTGAGTGTCGTCATTGCAGGATCCTTTGATTATGCTGCAATCATAGAAAATGTGATCGCAAACGGATACATTGCACTGATCTTTATAATAGGCGGTATGGGAATCCTTCACCCCTTCAACGCATGCCTTGGCCCAGATGAGTCACAGGACAGAACACTGATTCTTGCTGTTGAAAAAGCAGCTATTGCATTAATAATTACAGGCTTTGCATCATCACTCCATGAAGGACTAATGACTGCTGGCATAAACATACTCGTAGGACTTGTCATCTGGTATGTTGCTTTCAGCAAGTATTATGCACTCATTAAGAGAGATGCATATGCAGTGGTTGGAACCGGTCTGCTGCCGAGTGCGGAGGAATTGCAATGA
- a CDS encoding tetrahydromethanopterin S-methyltransferase subunit B, whose product MSIVRIAPEINLVMDTESGTVTQERKDSIQYSMEPVFERVDKLDAIADDLVNSLSPSKPLLNTWPGRENTSYIAGIYSNSFYGIIVGLAFSGLLALIIYITRLMGGVV is encoded by the coding sequence ATGAGCATTGTTCGCATAGCTCCCGAGATAAATTTAGTCATGGACACAGAGTCGGGAACCGTAACTCAGGAAAGGAAAGACTCGATTCAGTACTCCATGGAGCCTGTCTTTGAAAGGGTGGACAAACTGGATGCGATTGCAGACGATCTGGTGAATTCCCTTTCACCCAGCAAACCGCTCCTTAATACATGGCCAGGACGTGAGAACACCTCCTACATAGCAGGAATTTACTCAAACTCCTTCTACGGGATTATTGTAGGTCTTGCTTTCAGCGGACTGCTGGCCCTAATCATATACATAACAAGACTGATGGGAGGGGTGGTGTAA
- the mtrA gene encoding tetrahydromethanopterin S-methyltransferase subunit A, whose product MADKREPAPGWPILKGEYEVGDVKNSVLVITCGSHLPGKPILDAGAACTGSCKTENLGIEKVVAHIISNPNIRYLLVTGSEVKGHITGQSMMSLHANGVKENRIAGALGAIPYVENLNAAAVARFQEQVQVVNLLDTEDMGAITSKVRELASKDPGAFDADPLVVEISEEGEEEEEGGVVRPVSGEIAVLRSRLKAIEARMMDIGNLNKFHSGVHAGKVEGAMIGLTITISLLGLLLLGR is encoded by the coding sequence ATGGCAGATAAAAGAGAACCAGCCCCAGGATGGCCTATCCTGAAAGGAGAATACGAAGTAGGCGATGTAAAGAACTCTGTACTGGTAATTACCTGCGGCTCACACCTTCCGGGGAAGCCGATTCTTGATGCAGGTGCAGCCTGTACCGGGTCATGTAAGACAGAAAACCTTGGTATTGAAAAGGTCGTCGCCCATATCATCTCAAACCCGAACATCAGATACCTGCTTGTAACCGGCTCTGAAGTTAAGGGGCACATTACCGGACAGTCCATGATGAGCCTCCACGCAAACGGTGTAAAAGAAAACAGGATTGCAGGAGCATTGGGTGCAATTCCGTATGTGGAAAACCTTAATGCAGCCGCAGTTGCCCGTTTCCAGGAACAGGTTCAGGTCGTCAATCTGCTCGATACTGAAGATATGGGGGCTATCACCTCCAAGGTGAGAGAACTGGCCTCAAAAGACCCTGGTGCCTTTGATGCGGACCCACTGGTTGTAGAAATCAGCGAAGAGGGTGAAGAAGAAGAGGAAGGTGGCGTTGTAAGGCCGGTTTCCGGAGAGATCGCTGTTCTCCGTAGCAGGTTGAAAGCAATTGAAGCCCGCATGATGGATATAGGAAACTTGAACAAGTTCCACTCAGGAGTTCACGCAGGAAAAGTCGAAGGCGCCATGATTGGGTTGACAATAACCATATCCCTGCTTGGGTTATTACTGCTAGGGAGGTAA
- a CDS encoding tetrahydromethanopterin S-methyltransferase subunit F, with protein MKMAEEHEKGVPMVLAPQMGAIDATVESIRYRAQLIARNQKLDSGVAATGIIGFAAGFLFSLLMVIVLPVAVGL; from the coding sequence ATGAAGATGGCAGAAGAACACGAAAAAGGCGTCCCAATGGTGCTTGCCCCTCAGATGGGTGCAATTGATGCGACTGTTGAGAGCATACGATATAGAGCACAGTTGATTGCAAGAAACCAGAAGCTTGACTCCGGAGTCGCAGCCACCGGAATAATCGGCTTTGCAGCAGGTTTTCTCTTTTCACTGCTGATGGTCATCGTACTCCCAGTAGCTGTCGGCCTATAA
- the mtrG gene encoding tetrahydromethanopterin S-methyltransferase subunit MtrG, which translates to MDGKAPAAFVEPGEFNEVMKRLDQIDEKVEFVNSEVAQRIGKKVGRDIGILYGGVIGLLLFLIYVQISSMFM; encoded by the coding sequence ATGGATGGAAAAGCACCAGCAGCGTTTGTAGAGCCAGGCGAGTTTAATGAAGTAATGAAAAGGCTCGATCAGATTGATGAAAAGGTAGAGTTCGTCAACAGTGAAGTTGCACAGAGAATAGGAAAGAAGGTAGGAAGAGATATCGGAATTCTGTACGGCGGAGTAATCGGCCTGCTGCTCTTCCTGATCTATGTCCAGATATCATCAATGTTCATGTAA
- the mtrH gene encoding tetrahydromethanopterin S-methyltransferase subunit H, which yields MFKFDKKQEVFELGGVKFGGQPGENPTVLVSTMFYARHKIVTDEDKGIFDRAAAETLWNTQVSLSDATGLPYVNQIVGETPESIKRYIEWFVGIDDRTPFLIDSSAGNVRAAAAQYCTEIGVADRAIHNSINASIEQSEIDVLTESDVSAAIVLAFNATDPTVKGKIDILEVGGSGQTKGMLQVAKECGIKYPIIDVAAMPLGAGSGATIRSVPTLKGKFGLPIGGGYHNMASAWDWLRKFKKTQPDPKAIYMPTDIGTNLVAQIAGSDYLLYGPIENVNQIFPAVAMVDIMLGETAKELGVEIADLENHPVTKLT from the coding sequence ATGTTCAAGTTTGACAAGAAACAGGAAGTTTTCGAACTCGGTGGAGTTAAGTTCGGTGGACAGCCGGGTGAAAACCCAACCGTGTTAGTCAGTACCATGTTCTATGCAAGGCACAAGATTGTAACTGATGAGGACAAGGGTATCTTCGACAGGGCAGCTGCAGAAACCCTATGGAACACCCAGGTATCACTGAGCGATGCCACAGGGCTCCCCTATGTAAATCAGATTGTAGGAGAAACCCCTGAATCGATCAAACGCTATATTGAGTGGTTCGTTGGGATAGATGATAGAACACCTTTCCTGATAGACTCCTCAGCCGGAAACGTGCGTGCAGCCGCAGCTCAGTACTGTACCGAAATAGGTGTTGCAGACAGGGCAATCCACAACTCGATCAACGCAAGTATTGAACAGTCTGAAATCGATGTCCTCACAGAAAGTGATGTGTCAGCTGCAATCGTTCTTGCATTCAATGCAACTGACCCGACCGTAAAAGGAAAAATAGATATCCTTGAAGTCGGAGGTTCCGGACAGACCAAAGGTATGCTCCAGGTCGCCAAGGAATGCGGAATAAAGTATCCCATTATCGACGTTGCAGCCATGCCTCTCGGTGCAGGCTCAGGCGCAACAATCCGCTCGGTACCCACACTCAAAGGAAAATTCGGGCTGCCAATCGGCGGTGGATACCACAACATGGCTTCTGCATGGGACTGGCTCCGCAAATTCAAGAAAACTCAGCCTGACCCCAAGGCAATCTACATGCCTACAGACATTGGTACCAACCTGGTAGCCCAGATTGCAGGTTCTGACTATCTGCTTTACGGTCCGATCGAGAACGTCAACCAGATTTTCCCGGCTGTTGCAATGGTCGACATTATGCTCGGTGAAACTGCAAAGGAACTTGGCGTCGAGATCGCAGATCTGGAAAACCACCCTGTTACCAAACTGACATAA
- a CDS encoding RtcB family protein, which yields MVESENKDIEESGAEVDRRDVRSLVRKLSDNNWEIPKGHIPNMRVPGRLFVSEKLLEGIEPGTIDQIANVATLPGIQKYSMAMPDAHLGYGFAIGGVAAFDVEEGVISPGGVGFDINCGVRLIRTNLQKEDVVPHIKRLTDELFSNVPSGVGSKSRFKASDKELDSAFLEGAKWAVDAGYGVEADVEHCEGNGFLEGADTSHVSSKARNRGKPQLGTLGSGNHFLEVQYVDEIYDPEVASAFGLEEGQVTVMVHCGSRGAGHQICTDHLKELSQAVKRYGIEIPDKQLACAPAQSKEAQNYFKAMLCAANYAWANRQMITHWTRESFEKVFGRDADDMEMSLLYDVAHNVAKLEEHSIEGRKKEVYVHRKGATRAFPAGHPEVPSAYRDVGQPVLIPGSMGTPSFILCGSTESMDVSFGSACHGAGRVMSRAHAKKEFHGQSIKEDLEAHGITVRATHPSVIAEEAPGVYKSSSEVVNVVHELGIARKVARVIPLGVAKG from the coding sequence ATGGTTGAGAGTGAAAATAAAGATATAGAAGAATCGGGTGCTGAAGTTGATAGGAGGGATGTCAGAAGCCTGGTCCGGAAACTTTCCGATAATAACTGGGAAATTCCAAAAGGGCACATTCCTAATATGAGAGTTCCAGGACGCCTTTTTGTATCTGAAAAATTGCTTGAAGGCATTGAACCAGGTACAATTGACCAGATCGCAAACGTGGCAACACTTCCGGGAATACAGAAATATTCCATGGCAATGCCTGATGCCCACCTGGGATATGGATTTGCTATAGGGGGCGTTGCAGCCTTTGACGTCGAAGAAGGAGTTATCAGTCCGGGAGGAGTGGGTTTTGATATTAACTGCGGTGTACGGCTTATCCGCACAAACCTTCAAAAGGAAGATGTCGTCCCTCATATAAAGAGGCTGACGGATGAGCTGTTTAGTAATGTGCCTTCAGGTGTGGGTTCAAAAAGCCGTTTCAAGGCTTCTGATAAAGAGCTGGACAGCGCATTTCTTGAAGGTGCAAAATGGGCGGTAGACGCTGGTTATGGGGTGGAAGCCGATGTTGAACATTGTGAGGGGAATGGTTTCCTTGAAGGAGCAGATACTTCTCATGTGAGTTCAAAGGCGAGAAACCGTGGAAAACCCCAGTTAGGGACCCTCGGGAGCGGCAACCATTTCCTCGAAGTACAGTATGTAGATGAGATCTATGACCCGGAAGTGGCTTCAGCCTTCGGGCTTGAAGAAGGCCAGGTCACGGTTATGGTTCACTGCGGGTCAAGGGGGGCAGGGCACCAGATATGTACCGACCACCTGAAAGAACTCTCCCAGGCTGTGAAGAGATATGGAATTGAGATTCCTGACAAACAGCTTGCTTGTGCTCCGGCTCAGTCAAAAGAGGCACAGAATTATTTCAAAGCCATGCTCTGTGCTGCAAATTATGCATGGGCAAACAGGCAGATGATTACCCACTGGACGAGGGAATCTTTTGAAAAAGTCTTTGGCAGGGATGCCGATGACATGGAAATGAGCCTCCTGTATGATGTTGCCCATAATGTGGCAAAATTGGAAGAACACAGCATTGAAGGCAGGAAAAAAGAGGTTTACGTGCACAGAAAAGGGGCAACAAGAGCCTTTCCCGCAGGGCATCCGGAAGTTCCTTCCGCATACAGGGATGTGGGGCAGCCCGTTTTAATCCCCGGCAGCATGGGGACTCCTTCATTCATACTCTGCGGTTCAACGGAATCTATGGACGTTTCTTTCGGTAGTGCCTGCCACGGAGCCGGGAGAGTTATGAGCAGGGCGCATGCAAAGAAGGAATTCCACGGGCAGAGCATAAAAGAGGACCTTGAAGCTCATGGAATCACTGTAAGGGCAACTCATCCCTCCGTGATTGCTGAAGAAGCTCCCGGTGTGTATAAGTCCAGCAGTGAAGTGGTAAATGTCGTGCATGAACTTGGTATTGCCCGCAAGGTAGCAAGAGTTATCCCGCTTGGGGTTGCAAAAGGTTAA
- a CDS encoding archease, which produces MPSQGKKYEYLEHTADIKFLAYGETVEEVFENAALAMFNVIIDTEKVSGETEREVLLTSPDLESLLVDWLSELLYLFEVDEVVFWKFQVEEIREEEGEYSIKALASGEKYYPESHPFETEIKAVTYNQLELEKTAGGWKAQVVVDI; this is translated from the coding sequence ATGCCGTCTCAAGGAAAGAAGTATGAGTACCTGGAACATACCGCTGATATCAAGTTCCTGGCCTATGGGGAGACCGTGGAAGAGGTATTTGAAAACGCAGCTCTAGCCATGTTTAATGTTATAATCGATACCGAAAAAGTTTCCGGAGAGACGGAAAGAGAAGTTCTTCTTACATCACCTGATCTGGAGTCTCTGCTTGTTGACTGGCTTTCCGAGCTTTTATACCTCTTTGAGGTCGATGAGGTTGTATTCTGGAAGTTCCAGGTAGAAGAAATCAGGGAAGAAGAAGGAGAATACTCGATAAAAGCTCTGGCATCAGGTGAGAAATATTATCCTGAAAGCCATCCCTTTGAAACTGAAATTAAAGCTGTCACATATAACCAGCTGGAACTTGAGAAAACTGCCGGAGGATGGAAAGCTCAGGTTGTTGTTGACATTTAA
- a CDS encoding CDP-alcohol phosphatidyltransferase family protein: protein MTFNALRPVATRVIDPLADFFIKYEVSPDTVSIVSLICAFFAGLSFYFSPEYKELILLAGILVIFNSLFDALDGVIARKSNRATPRGDFLDHVIDRYSDIFIICSIFFAGYVSWQIGVTAIVGVLLTSYLGTQAQALNLGRYYGGIMGRADRLVVIIIAAFANSVYSASIAGFSILGWAVILIAVTSHITAVQRILYIWNRLD from the coding sequence ATGACATTTAATGCCCTGAGACCTGTTGCTACGAGAGTTATTGATCCTCTTGCAGATTTCTTTATAAAATACGAGGTCTCACCTGATACGGTTTCCATAGTTTCCCTTATCTGTGCCTTCTTTGCCGGACTCAGTTTTTACTTTTCTCCTGAATATAAGGAGCTTATCCTGCTCGCAGGCATCCTGGTAATATTCAATTCCCTTTTCGACGCCCTTGACGGGGTAATCGCACGCAAATCCAATAGAGCAACACCGAGAGGCGATTTTCTGGACCACGTAATTGACCGCTACTCGGATATTTTTATCATCTGCAGCATTTTTTTCGCAGGCTATGTATCCTGGCAGATAGGAGTCACGGCAATTGTGGGCGTGCTTCTTACCAGCTACCTCGGGACTCAGGCCCAGGCGCTCAACCTCGGAAGATATTACGGCGGAATTATGGGCAGAGCTGATCGTCTTGTAGTAATAATTATTGCCGCTTTTGCCAACTCTGTTTACTCTGCTTCAATAGCAGGTTTTTCTATCCTGGGCTGGGCTGTCATCCTGATTGCTGTGACCAGCCATATTACTGCAGTTCAGAGAATTCTCTATATATGGAACAGGCTGGACTGA
- a CDS encoding aldolase produces the protein MALFLYISLKMWQEMAKYGRKLVEHGLVESNFGNISVRAGDRIVITRSGTALDEITGDNIVEVGIRDTSSLDMIASSEAVVHREIYRRTSVLAIIHAHCPYSVVESLLAGPGNVIVPVDSEGQYFLGDIPVVGGGIGSSELAKNLADSLSGHRGAVVFSHGTFATGRTLGEAYIVTTQLEHSCRVKYLYDLAVQK, from the coding sequence ATGGCACTCTTTCTCTATATCTCGCTTAAGATGTGGCAGGAAATGGCAAAATACGGGCGCAAGCTGGTTGAACATGGGCTTGTGGAATCAAATTTTGGAAATATCAGCGTCAGGGCAGGGGACAGAATAGTCATTACCCGGAGCGGGACCGCACTTGACGAGATCACCGGTGATAATATTGTTGAGGTTGGCATCCGGGATACCTCGTCCCTGGACATGATTGCGTCTTCCGAAGCCGTGGTACACAGGGAGATCTACAGGAGGACTTCTGTCCTTGCAATAATTCATGCACACTGCCCTTATTCGGTGGTTGAATCCCTGCTTGCCGGTCCTGGCAATGTAATTGTTCCCGTAGACAGTGAGGGCCAGTATTTCCTTGGAGATATTCCGGTTGTGGGAGGAGGAATCGGAAGCTCAGAGCTTGCGAAAAACCTTGCAGATTCGCTTTCCGGGCACAGGGGAGCTGTAGTATTCAGCCACGGTACCTTTGCCACAGGGAGAACGTTAGGTGAAGCTTATATTGTGACCACACAGCTTGAGCACTCCTGCAGAGTGAAATACCTGTACGACCTTGCAGTACAAAAGTGA
- a CDS encoding HesA/MoeB/ThiF family protein, producing MDKMEREKYSRQILLFGEEGQEKLKAAKVFVAGAGGLGSPVSTYLAIAGIGKIILADFDTVDSTNLNRQFLHYEKDVGRAKVESAKEKLLLMNPLIEVEIIKEMLTESNIDYLVPECDIIIDALDNMETRHILNRFSIKRSIPLIHGAVTGYDGQVTTIIPGKTPCFYCIFPRIPKKEVFPILGATPGIIGSIQVSEAVKFLTGKGKLLEGRLLFWNGLSGSFSEISLAKLNNCPVCGSNGEKV from the coding sequence ATGGATAAGATGGAAAGAGAAAAGTACAGCCGGCAGATTCTTCTTTTTGGAGAGGAAGGGCAGGAGAAATTAAAAGCTGCAAAGGTATTTGTTGCCGGTGCCGGGGGACTTGGGTCTCCTGTATCTACTTACCTTGCAATTGCAGGGATAGGAAAAATAATCCTTGCGGATTTTGACACTGTAGACTCTACCAACCTGAACAGGCAGTTCCTGCATTATGAAAAAGACGTTGGGAGAGCAAAGGTTGAATCTGCAAAGGAGAAGCTTCTTTTAATGAACCCTTTAATTGAAGTTGAGATAATTAAAGAGATGCTTACCGAGTCAAATATTGATTATCTTGTCCCTGAATGTGATATTATAATTGATGCCCTGGATAATATGGAAACAAGGCATATTCTTAACAGGTTTTCGATTAAACGGAGCATTCCTTTAATTCACGGGGCAGTTACGGGTTATGACGGGCAGGTCACAACAATTATTCCAGGAAAAACCCCCTGTTTTTACTGTATTTTTCCACGAATCCCGAAAAAAGAAGTTTTCCCGATTCTCGGAGCCACTCCGGGTATTATAGGTTCAATTCAGGTAAGTGAAGCAGTCAAGTTTCTGACAGGAAAAGGAAAACTTCTGGAGGGCAGACTTTTATTCTGGAACGGGCTTTCAGGGAGTTTCAGTGAAATTTCACTCGCAAAACTGAACAACTGCCCGGTTTGCGGAAGTAATGGTGAAAAGGTTTGA